A segment of the Candidatus Palauibacter australiensis genome:
TCGTGCGAGCGAGTGGGCCGCGCTGTACACGGCGCCGATCGGACGCTCCCGGGAGTCCGCCTCGTCGCGCCCCTGCTCTCCGAAATCGTCGCGCGCCGCCGCGAGCCCGTCCGATCCGGAAGGCGCGCCGCCGGCCGACCGATCCCCCCGGTCCGACGCGGCCTTCGACAGAAGCTCCTCCACGGCGGATGACGGCCGCGCTCCCCGCCACCACGCGGGGAAGCAGCGCTCGAAGATCTCGATGTCCGCGGGGCTCGAGCAAAACGCCGCGCGGAGGCCCGCTCTGACGTCCTCCACGTCCTCCGTGTCGAGATGCGGGAGCGCGGCGACGGCCGCCGTGGACTCCGAGAGCGCGCAGGCCACGCCTTCGCCGCGCAGCCGCCGGCCCAGGTCGACGATGCGCTTGGGCGTCAACTCCCCCCGTCCTCCGAAGAGGCGAGCAACTCCCCCAGCCGCTCCTCCGTAAGGCTGGCCAGGTCGTTCGGGTCCTTCACGAGTGCCCCGATCGCGTCGCGCGCGGTCGCCGGACGCAGCGGATTCGGCCCCAGGTGCTCGAGGGCCGCGGCAAAATCCAGCGTCTCCGCCACGCCGGGGGGTTTCGCGAGCCGCTCACGCCGCAGCTGCTGGGCCAGCTTCACGGCCTCCCCAGCCCGGGAGGCGGCGATGTCCGGGCGTCGCCGCCGCAGGATCTCGACCTCTCGCGCCGAATCGGGATAATCGATCCACAGGTAGAGGCAGCGCCGCCGCAGTGCGTCCGACAGCTCGCGCGTCCCGTTCGAGGTGAGCACGACGACCGGCCGCGTCCGGGCCTCGACCGTACCCAGCTCCGGGATCGAGACTTGGAAGTCGGACAGCAATTCGAGCAGGAACGCCTCGAACTCTTCGTCGGCCCGGTCCACCTCGTCGATGAGAAGGACCGGGCGCGTCTCGCAGCGAATCGCGCGCAGGAGCGGCCGCTCGAGAAGGAAGTCCGGC
Coding sequences within it:
- a CDS encoding MoxR family ATPase is translated as MQPDIAKIIEELEAAGYIADRGIATAVHLGLAMEKPLLVEGAAGVGKTEIAKAVATWLGAELIRLQCYEGLDLPTALYEWNYQKQLLHIRLQDGGGDAEAVQRTIFGPDFLLERPLLRAIRCETRPVLLIDEVDRADEEFEAFLLELLSDFQVSIPELGTVEARTRPVVVLTSNGTRELSDALRRRCLYLWIDYPDSAREVEILRRRRPDIAASRAGEAVKLAQQLRRERLAKPPGVAETLDFAAALEHLGPNPLRPATARDAIGALVKDPNDLASLTEERLGELLASSEDGGS